In Allomuricauda ruestringensis DSM 13258, the following proteins share a genomic window:
- a CDS encoding response regulator, which yields MKPINVFVIDDDEIYQFTIGVTLKSIPEVRSTRTFSDGAEALEYIVVHQNDDDELPDIIFLDINMPVMDGFQFMEEFIELLPKLNKSIKVYMVSSSMDPKDIKKADRIEEISDYLVKPLNSKYIKEILSEIS from the coding sequence ATGAAACCAATCAATGTATTTGTTATTGATGATGATGAAATCTATCAATTTACAATCGGAGTAACACTTAAAAGCATTCCTGAAGTGCGGTCTACCCGCACCTTTTCCGATGGCGCCGAAGCACTGGAATATATCGTAGTGCACCAGAATGACGATGATGAATTACCCGACATCATCTTTTTGGATATTAACATGCCTGTAATGGATGGGTTCCAATTTATGGAAGAGTTTATCGAGCTACTTCCTAAATTGAATAAAAGCATCAAAGTATATATGGTTTCCTCTTCGATGGACCCCAAGGACATCAAAAAGGCGGACAGAATTGAGGAAATATCCGATTATTTGGTAAAACCGTTAAACTCAAAATATATCAAGGAAATCCTGTCAGAAATATCATAA
- the gcvP gene encoding aminomethyl-transferring glycine dehydrogenase, which translates to MNTEVFAARHIGITERDLPHMLKTIGVESMEQLIYETIPDDIKLNKPLDLPKGISEHEFLSHLNELAKKNKVFKTYIGLGYHESLTPSVIKRNILENPGWYTAYTPYQAEIAQGRLEALLNFQTMVADLTGMEIANASLLDESTAAAEAMSMLFELRSRQQKKDGAVKFFVSEEILPQTLSLLETRAIPLGIELVVGNHEGFDFSDEYYGALLQYPGKHGQVNDYASFVEKAKANEIKVAVAADILSLVMLTPPGEWGVDAVVGTTQRFGIPLGYGGPHAAFFATKEAYKRNIPGRIIGITKDTDGNPALRMALQTREQHIKRDKATSNICTAQVLLAVMAGMYAVYHGPEGLKYIAGKVHLQTKKLANTLENYGFEQLNTAYFDTIQVKVKNTERLREIAESKSINLYYIDDTTVSISLNEAVSDADVNALVSCFLESHELKEKSSANIELEEAIPTHLQRQAPFMEHEVFNSYHSETELMRYIKKLERKDLALNHSMISLGSCTMKLNAASEMLPLSWPEWGNIHPFVPVNQAEGYQEVLKSLEEQLNVITGFSATSLQPNSGAQGEYAGLMVIRAYHESRGEGHRNICLIPASAHGTNPASAVMAGMKVVVTKTDEKGNIDMVDLEEKAEKHAENLAALMVTYPSTHGVFESSIKQITKLIHDNGGQVYMDGANMNAQVGLTNPATIGADVCHLNLHKTFAIPHGGGGPGVGPICVAEHLKPFLPTNPVIETGGENAITAISAAPWGSSLVCLISYGYIKMLGTGGLTKATEAAILNANYIKGRLKDKFDVLYTGERGRAAHEMIIDCRPFKANGIEVTDIAKRLIDYGFHAPTVSFPVAGTMMIEPTESESRAELDRFCDALLSIRTEIDEASADETDNVLKNAPHTLGMLTSDSWSHPYSREKAAYPLPYVAENKFWPSIRRTDEAFGDRNLMCTCAPIEDYIEA; encoded by the coding sequence ATGAATACAGAGGTTTTTGCCGCCAGACACATTGGCATCACAGAAAGAGACTTGCCCCACATGCTCAAAACCATTGGGGTGGAAAGCATGGAACAGCTCATTTACGAGACCATTCCCGATGACATCAAATTAAATAAGCCATTGGACCTTCCAAAGGGCATCAGCGAACACGAGTTTCTGAGCCATCTGAACGAACTGGCCAAGAAAAACAAGGTTTTTAAAACCTATATTGGTTTGGGGTACCACGAATCCCTAACACCATCGGTCATCAAAAGAAATATTCTGGAAAATCCTGGATGGTACACGGCCTATACGCCCTACCAAGCCGAGATTGCCCAAGGTAGATTGGAAGCACTTTTGAATTTCCAGACGATGGTTGCCGACCTTACAGGTATGGAAATCGCCAATGCATCACTTTTGGATGAAAGTACCGCTGCCGCTGAAGCCATGAGCATGTTGTTCGAGCTTCGCAGCCGACAACAAAAAAAGGATGGTGCCGTAAAGTTTTTTGTTTCTGAAGAAATACTGCCACAAACCTTGAGCTTACTGGAAACACGCGCCATACCTTTAGGTATAGAATTGGTTGTAGGAAATCATGAAGGTTTTGATTTTTCAGATGAATATTATGGTGCGTTGTTGCAATACCCAGGAAAACATGGCCAAGTAAACGACTATGCCTCCTTTGTGGAAAAAGCCAAGGCAAACGAAATAAAAGTGGCAGTTGCCGCCGATATTTTGAGCTTGGTAATGCTTACCCCTCCTGGTGAATGGGGCGTGGATGCCGTAGTGGGAACCACGCAACGTTTTGGGATTCCACTAGGTTATGGTGGCCCACATGCCGCATTTTTTGCCACCAAAGAAGCTTATAAAAGAAATATTCCCGGAAGAATTATCGGAATCACCAAAGATACCGATGGCAACCCAGCCCTACGAATGGCACTTCAAACTAGGGAACAACACATAAAAAGGGACAAAGCAACATCCAATATATGTACCGCCCAAGTGCTTTTGGCAGTCATGGCCGGAATGTATGCCGTTTATCACGGTCCGGAAGGCTTAAAATATATTGCCGGAAAAGTTCACCTTCAAACCAAAAAATTGGCCAATACCTTGGAAAATTATGGGTTTGAGCAACTGAACACCGCATATTTTGATACCATTCAAGTAAAAGTTAAAAATACAGAACGACTTAGGGAAATAGCAGAGAGCAAAAGTATCAACCTTTATTATATTGATGATACAACAGTTTCCATTTCTTTGAACGAAGCTGTTTCCGATGCTGATGTAAATGCGTTGGTATCTTGTTTCTTGGAATCTCACGAACTAAAGGAAAAATCCTCGGCAAATATTGAATTGGAAGAGGCCATTCCTACCCATTTGCAAAGACAAGCTCCGTTTATGGAGCACGAAGTATTCAACTCCTACCATTCTGAAACGGAGTTGATGCGATACATTAAAAAATTGGAGCGCAAGGATTTAGCATTGAACCACTCCATGATCTCTTTGGGAAGTTGCACCATGAAGCTGAACGCTGCTTCGGAAATGCTGCCTTTAAGTTGGCCGGAATGGGGCAACATACACCCTTTTGTACCCGTAAACCAAGCGGAAGGTTACCAAGAGGTGCTAAAATCGCTTGAAGAGCAATTAAATGTAATTACCGGGTTTTCCGCAACATCACTTCAACCCAATTCTGGGGCCCAAGGAGAATATGCGGGTCTAATGGTCATCCGTGCCTACCACGAATCACGGGGAGAAGGGCACCGGAACATCTGCTTGATTCCTGCTTCGGCACACGGAACCAACCCTGCTTCGGCGGTAATGGCTGGCATGAAAGTGGTAGTGACCAAAACCGATGAAAAAGGTAATATCGACATGGTCGATTTGGAAGAAAAGGCAGAGAAACATGCGGAGAACCTTGCTGCATTGATGGTGACCTACCCTTCCACCCACGGTGTTTTTGAGTCATCCATAAAACAAATCACAAAACTTATCCACGACAACGGTGGGCAGGTGTATATGGATGGTGCCAACATGAATGCCCAAGTAGGGTTGACCAATCCTGCAACGATCGGAGCGGATGTTTGTCACCTTAACCTTCATAAAACATTTGCTATTCCACATGGTGGTGGAGGCCCAGGAGTAGGGCCCATTTGTGTTGCCGAGCATTTAAAACCGTTCTTGCCTACAAACCCTGTCATTGAAACGGGGGGGGAAAACGCAATAACCGCTATTTCCGCTGCACCATGGGGGAGTTCGTTGGTTTGCCTGATTTCTTACGGATATATTAAAATGTTAGGGACTGGGGGACTTACCAAAGCTACCGAAGCGGCAATTCTAAATGCCAATTACATTAAAGGTCGCTTAAAAGATAAGTTTGATGTACTTTATACTGGCGAGCGTGGACGTGCGGCCCACGAAATGATCATTGACTGCAGACCTTTTAAAGCCAATGGAATTGAAGTGACCGATATTGCCAAACGTCTTATTGATTACGGATTCCATGCACCAACCGTTTCTTTCCCCGTTGCTGGCACCATGATGATAGAGCCCACTGAAAGTGAAAGTCGTGCAGAATTGGACAGGTTCTGTGATGCCTTGTTATCCATCAGAACGGAGATTGATGAAGCTTCTGCCGACGAAACGGACAATGTTTTAAAAAATGCTCCGCACACCTTGGGTATGTTAACAAGTGATTCTTGGAGCCATCCGTACAGCAGGGAAAAAGCCGCCTATCCATTGCCTTATGTAGCTGAAAACAAGTTTTGGCCCAGCATTAGAAGAACTGATGAAGCGTTTGGGGATCGTAATTTGATGTGCACTTGTGCGCCTATCGAAGATTACATAGAAGCCTGA
- a CDS encoding sigma-70 family RNA polymerase sigma factor: MAKHKLQPDNWVNQYADYLFNYAVSRVSDAEIAKDLVQETFFAGLNSAKNYKGDAAERTWLVSILKRKVIDHYRKINSKKGKAEVRINYSSDSDAEGDWLEQQVADPYSRDGDNVLENEELGAAIQDCISKLPQKQALVFKLKTIQGMSTEDVCNELDINPSNLWVMVHRARTALMGCLNENWF; the protein is encoded by the coding sequence ATGGCCAAGCATAAACTTCAACCGGACAATTGGGTAAATCAATATGCCGATTACCTGTTCAACTATGCAGTTTCTCGTGTAAGCGATGCTGAAATTGCAAAAGATTTGGTACAGGAAACCTTTTTTGCAGGTCTCAATTCAGCCAAAAACTATAAAGGTGACGCCGCCGAACGCACGTGGCTGGTATCCATCTTAAAAAGAAAGGTGATTGACCACTACCGAAAAATAAATTCAAAAAAAGGGAAGGCAGAGGTGCGCATCAACTATAGCTCCGATTCAGATGCAGAAGGGGATTGGCTAGAACAGCAAGTAGCCGACCCTTACAGCCGTGACGGTGATAATGTGCTTGAAAATGAGGAATTGGGCGCCGCCATTCAGGACTGCATTTCAAAATTGCCCCAAAAACAGGCATTGGTTTTTAAATTAAAGACCATTCAAGGAATGAGTACCGAAGATGTTTGTAATGAACTCGATATAAATCCGTCCAACCTTTGGGTGATGGTCCATAGAGCAAGAACGGCGCTCATGGGTTGTTTAAATGAAAATTGGTTTTAG
- the pafA gene encoding alkaline phosphatase PafA translates to MKKTNLIVSILALCIISISYGQRRKKNDAEVQPEPIAQTPKLVVGIVVDQMRYDYLTRFWNQYGEGGFKRLVNEGFNCKNNHFNYAPTSTGPGHASVYTGTTPSMHGIIGNDWFDKESGKDVYCAGDDSYTSVGTTSDAGQMSPHRMLTTTITDQLRLHTQKRGKVIGVALKDRGAILPAGHAANGAYWFEGGETGNWITSTYYMDALPQWVVDFNTSNAVEAYKKPWNTLKPIETYVESGLDVNNYEGLQKGETSNAFPHDLPSLWDTNGQFGLLRATPYGNSITADFALAALEGEGLGADTITDFLAISFSSTDYVGHFYGVNSKEVEDTYIRLDQDLSRILTTLDEKVGKGEYTVFLTADHAAINVPSYLMDSKIPAGYLDMKGMQTKFGEFLQYKYGTTDVVKNLSNYQLFLDHKILANLDIDLDDAQEDIAKELLSYEGIGQVYTAHQMWANEYTEGIPYILQNGYNQKRSGDVLMVPNVGYISYSRTGSTHGSAQIYDTHVPLLLYGKGIKQGSTVNRTEIPDIAPTIAALLGIAFPSGTTGQPIGEVLE, encoded by the coding sequence ATGAAAAAGACCAACCTTATAGTTTCCATCTTAGCATTGTGCATCATTAGCATTTCTTATGGTCAACGAAGAAAAAAGAACGATGCGGAAGTACAGCCGGAACCCATTGCCCAAACACCAAAATTGGTAGTGGGCATTGTAGTGGACCAAATGCGGTACGATTACCTTACCCGTTTCTGGAACCAATATGGAGAAGGAGGGTTTAAAAGACTGGTGAACGAGGGCTTTAATTGTAAAAACAACCATTTTAACTATGCCCCAACTAGTACGGGGCCCGGTCATGCATCGGTTTATACCGGTACAACACCTTCCATGCACGGTATTATTGGCAATGATTGGTTCGATAAGGAATCTGGCAAAGACGTGTATTGTGCAGGGGATGATAGTTACACATCCGTAGGGACTACGTCCGATGCAGGGCAAATGTCTCCCCATAGGATGCTTACAACCACCATTACCGATCAGTTGCGCTTGCATACTCAAAAAAGAGGAAAGGTGATTGGCGTGGCATTAAAAGATAGAGGTGCTATTTTACCTGCGGGACACGCAGCCAACGGAGCCTATTGGTTTGAAGGGGGCGAGACAGGCAACTGGATTACCAGCACGTATTATATGGATGCATTGCCGCAGTGGGTGGTCGATTTTAATACGTCCAACGCGGTTGAAGCCTATAAAAAACCTTGGAACACCCTAAAACCCATTGAAACCTATGTGGAAAGTGGCTTGGATGTCAATAATTATGAAGGTTTGCAAAAAGGAGAGACAAGTAATGCCTTCCCGCATGATTTACCAAGCTTGTGGGATACCAACGGTCAATTTGGCTTGTTGCGTGCTACTCCGTACGGAAACAGCATCACCGCAGATTTTGCCTTGGCTGCTTTGGAAGGCGAGGGTTTAGGAGCCGATACCATCACGGATTTTTTGGCCATTAGTTTTTCCAGTACCGATTATGTGGGGCATTTTTATGGAGTTAATTCCAAAGAGGTAGAAGATACTTACATAAGGTTGGATCAAGATTTGTCACGCATCTTAACTACTTTGGATGAAAAAGTAGGTAAAGGTGAGTATACCGTTTTCTTGACTGCCGATCATGCCGCCATTAATGTGCCTTCTTATTTGATGGATTCCAAGATTCCAGCAGGTTATTTGGATATGAAGGGTATGCAAACAAAGTTTGGAGAGTTTCTTCAATACAAATATGGGACAACAGATGTGGTGAAAAATCTTTCCAATTACCAATTGTTTTTGGACCATAAGATTTTGGCCAATTTGGACATAGACCTTGATGATGCCCAAGAGGATATCGCTAAAGAACTATTGTCCTACGAAGGGATAGGTCAAGTGTACACGGCCCATCAAATGTGGGCAAACGAATACACGGAAGGCATACCTTACATATTGCAGAATGGGTATAACCAAAAGCGTTCGGGCGATGTGCTTATGGTGCCAAATGTGGGTTACATTTCGTACAGCAGAACAGGTTCCACTCATGGTTCAGCTCAAATATATGACACTCATGTGCCTTTGTTGCTCTACGGAAAAGGTATTAAACAGGGTAGTACCGTAAACCGTACCGAAATACCCGATATTGCCCCCACCATAGCAGCGTTGCTTGGTATTGCGTTCCCAAGTGGAACTACGGGACAGCCGATTGGCGAGGTGTTGGAGTAG
- a CDS encoding tetratricopeptide repeat protein, with the protein MGKKDKELIQDANVKKQQGDYKESLNLYNGAIELKGEHLYEAYYNKGILLNHLNNTLEAQQCFEMATNLKPDCGIAWFYWGELLCKVHNYSRAKEKFEKAYKTDPSNINPQIGIAYCFNRTNEFPKAIQMLSNLLNAPKDPKQESKICSELGLAFLQTNNLQKAYNNFIRAYELNDQDYQACYNIAFIEDLSKNYEKAISFYENAIALSPNEGKAYQGLACTYIHMKKYQQAKDYINKAIALNPNNFEGYYNLACVYAGLQNQKGTIDALKKTIEIAPKHIGIKNHILNDPDFSNYMDKISEIF; encoded by the coding sequence ATGGGCAAAAAAGACAAAGAATTAATTCAAGATGCAAATGTTAAAAAGCAACAGGGTGACTACAAAGAATCATTGAATCTATATAACGGGGCCATTGAATTAAAGGGTGAACATTTATATGAGGCATATTATAACAAAGGCATATTACTCAACCATTTAAACAACACGTTAGAAGCACAACAATGCTTTGAAATGGCCACAAACCTTAAACCTGATTGTGGAATAGCTTGGTTTTATTGGGGAGAACTACTCTGCAAAGTCCATAATTATAGTAGGGCAAAAGAAAAATTTGAAAAAGCATATAAAACAGACCCTTCGAACATTAATCCACAAATAGGAATAGCTTATTGCTTCAACCGTACAAACGAATTCCCAAAAGCAATTCAGATGCTATCAAACCTCTTAAACGCACCCAAAGACCCCAAACAGGAGTCAAAAATTTGTAGCGAGTTGGGTTTGGCGTTTCTACAAACCAATAATCTGCAAAAAGCATATAACAACTTTATTAGGGCATACGAGTTGAATGACCAAGATTATCAAGCATGTTATAATATCGCTTTCATTGAAGATTTATCCAAAAACTATGAAAAGGCTATATCGTTTTATGAAAATGCCATAGCCTTAAGCCCTAATGAGGGGAAGGCTTATCAAGGTTTGGCCTGCACATATATCCATATGAAAAAGTACCAACAAGCCAAGGATTATATAAATAAAGCAATAGCTTTAAATCCAAACAATTTTGAAGGCTACTACAACTTAGCATGTGTATACGCGGGGCTCCAAAATCAAAAAGGAACCATTGATGCTCTTAAAAAAACGATTGAGATTGCGCCTAAGCATATTGGCATCAAAAACCACATTTTAAATGATCCTGATTTTTCCAACTATATGGACAAAATTTCTGAAATCTTTTAA
- a CDS encoding methyltransferase gives MYENNFPNKRYRHTLAFLQKHINTSESILDLGVENPFSVIMKSNGYQVKNTSGEDLDIDFQNAAQTDADVVTAFEIFEHLVAPFNVLKEIKAEKLVASIPMRLWFSPAYRSKTDPWDRHYHEFEDWQFDWLLKKAGWTIKDSAKWTNPTKKIGVRPILRYFTNRYYIVYAERVP, from the coding sequence ATGTACGAAAACAACTTTCCCAACAAACGCTACAGGCACACCTTGGCGTTTCTACAAAAACACATCAATACTTCTGAATCCATTTTGGACCTAGGGGTGGAAAATCCTTTTTCGGTAATTATGAAATCCAATGGGTATCAGGTAAAAAACACTTCAGGTGAGGATTTGGATATAGATTTTCAAAACGCTGCTCAGACCGATGCCGATGTAGTGACCGCTTTTGAAATATTTGAGCATTTGGTGGCTCCATTTAACGTCTTAAAAGAAATAAAAGCCGAAAAATTGGTAGCTAGCATTCCCATGCGATTATGGTTTTCACCGGCATACCGAAGCAAAACAGACCCTTGGGACCGTCATTATCACGAGTTCGAGGATTGGCAATTTGATTGGCTTTTGAAAAAAGCGGGGTGGACCATAAAAGACTCCGCCAAATGGACGAACCCAACCAAAAAAATTGGGGTGCGGCCCATACTCCGGTATTTTACAAACCGATATTATATTGTTTACGCTGAACGTGTGCCATAG
- a CDS encoding 3-oxoacyl-ACP synthase III family protein — protein MKIGITGTGSYIPSIVTKNEDFLHHKFMETDGSAFEQQNNVIIEKFKAITGIANRRYAKPDLKTSDIGFLAAEEAINNAGIDKEELDYIIFAHNFGDLTPGKIQGDTLPSLATRVKHLLRVKNPKCIAYDLIFGCPGWIEGIIQANAFIKSGMAKKCLVIGGETLSRVVDQHDRDSMIFSDGAGAAILEANPSNGEILSHASATYANEEAYYLYFDKSNSSEACKDTRYIKMQGRKIYEFACINVPNAMASCLDDSGVNIDDVKKIFIHQANEKMDQAIIKRFYKIYGKTVPENVMPMSIQDLGNSSVATVPTLYDMVLKGKLPEHEIKKGDVVIFASVGAGMNINAIVYRC, from the coding sequence ATGAAAATTGGCATTACAGGTACCGGAAGCTATATTCCATCAATAGTAACCAAAAACGAAGATTTTTTGCATCATAAGTTTATGGAGACCGATGGATCGGCATTTGAACAACAGAACAACGTTATCATTGAAAAATTTAAGGCCATAACGGGCATCGCCAACCGGAGGTATGCCAAACCTGATCTAAAAACTTCGGATATCGGCTTTTTGGCGGCAGAAGAAGCCATTAACAATGCTGGAATTGATAAAGAAGAACTAGATTACATCATATTTGCCCATAATTTCGGAGATCTCACCCCTGGAAAAATCCAAGGGGACACTTTACCCAGCCTAGCAACCCGTGTGAAGCATTTGTTGCGCGTCAAAAATCCAAAATGTATAGCCTATGATCTTATTTTTGGTTGCCCAGGATGGATTGAGGGTATAATTCAAGCAAATGCGTTCATCAAAAGTGGTATGGCCAAAAAATGTTTGGTCATTGGCGGAGAAACCCTTTCCAGAGTGGTGGATCAACACGACCGTGACAGTATGATTTTTTCCGATGGTGCCGGAGCGGCAATTTTAGAGGCCAATCCGTCAAACGGTGAAATATTGTCCCATGCCTCGGCAACCTACGCCAACGAGGAGGCCTATTATCTATATTTTGATAAATCCAACAGCTCCGAAGCGTGCAAGGATACCCGGTACATAAAAATGCAAGGACGTAAAATATATGAGTTTGCCTGTATCAATGTACCCAATGCCATGGCTTCTTGTTTGGATGATAGTGGGGTGAACATAGATGATGTCAAGAAAATCTTCATTCATCAGGCCAATGAAAAAATGGATCAGGCCATCATCAAAAGATTTTATAAAATCTATGGGAAAACGGTTCCCGAAAATGTGATGCCCATGAGCATTCAGGATTTGGGCAATAGTTCCGTGGCCACAGTCCCTACCCTTTACGATATGGTACTTAAGGGCAAACTACCCGAACATGAAATAAAAAAAGGAGATGTTGTTATATTTGCGAGTGTTGGTGCAGGAATGAACATCAACGCTATTGTTTACAGATGTTGA
- a CDS encoding glycosyltransferase has translation MRISIVIPAHNEAAFLKDCLDSFVAQTYLPNEIIVVDDNSSDDTFKIVQSYAQKYDWIKVLQRNSTDKHVPGKKVIDTFNFGLEHTLEYDLIGKFDADIILPNNYFELIVNQFQANWKLGMCSGLLYIKKADDWVYENIADKSHVRGPIKLYHKACFNKIGGLRPGVGWDTVDTLLAKYHDFDTLTLPELKVKHLRPTGHGYSSKNYQTKGVAMYKMRYRIVLTKIAALKMAWQAKSPGLYFQAVFGYLKAFFQRQPRYVSKKEGKFIRSYRWRGIWSKFS, from the coding sequence ATGCGAATCAGTATCGTTATTCCCGCGCACAATGAAGCTGCTTTTTTAAAAGATTGCTTGGATTCTTTTGTGGCCCAAACCTATTTGCCCAATGAAATTATTGTGGTGGACGATAATTCTTCGGACGATACTTTTAAAATTGTCCAAAGCTACGCGCAAAAATACGACTGGATCAAAGTTTTGCAACGTAACTCAACCGATAAGCATGTTCCCGGAAAAAAAGTGATTGACACCTTTAATTTTGGTTTGGAACATACCTTGGAATACGACCTCATCGGAAAGTTTGATGCCGATATCATCTTGCCAAACAATTATTTTGAGCTTATAGTCAATCAATTTCAGGCCAATTGGAAACTGGGTATGTGCTCAGGGTTGTTATACATCAAAAAAGCAGATGATTGGGTGTATGAAAATATTGCGGACAAAAGTCATGTTCGAGGCCCCATAAAATTATATCACAAAGCCTGTTTCAACAAAATTGGCGGATTACGCCCAGGTGTAGGCTGGGACACCGTGGATACCCTTTTGGCAAAATACCACGACTTTGACACTTTAACCCTACCCGAACTCAAGGTAAAGCACCTCCGCCCTACTGGACATGGTTACAGTTCCAAAAATTATCAAACCAAAGGCGTGGCCATGTACAAAATGCGCTATAGGATTGTTCTCACCAAAATAGCCGCTTTAAAAATGGCTTGGCAGGCCAAAAGCCCCGGTTTGTACTTCCAAGCGGTTTTTGGTTACCTCAAAGCATTCTTCCAAAGACAACCTCGGTATGTTTCCAAAAAAGAGGGAAAGTTTATCAGGAGCTATCGCTGGAGAGGGATTTGGTCCAAATTTTCATAA
- a CDS encoding sensor histidine kinase — MKNWDIEDFGSDSLFTETIKLAKIGIYELNVATNEIYWSDVTREITEVPDDFAPSLDNLASFFNEGYYRDMARDAMQNAISKGKPYDLDMEVVTAKGNIKCVRNVGNPKMENGVCVKLFGFLQDITERKQTKVELTKKIQQLNLAEQLSQIGYWEWDIMADNIIWSDNLYRIFGLEVGTPIHFERVVEAIHPDDRKTFRENAQEFIDEKRFRKFMHRIIHEDGSVHTVELIGELIMNQHGDVVKMIGTTQDITEHRMSEIKFRGLLDSAPDTMVIVDRKGIIQLINKQAEKMFGYKPSELIDEHVTILVPNRLWDTLEYYAETFFKAPKHTGLPADLDFFVQNKSGFQIPVQVTLSPLETSEGLLVSIAVRDITVQKQAAHRIMETNKSLKESAKRLKAQNRQLEEFNQITSHNLRSPVSNLNALLDIYKTESDSKTKEMIINKIESVTNHLTWTLDTLVESLFIKKSAQQSLEKSHFDKTLERTKEMLAAEILKTNAVITSDFSEAPTVMYNKIYLESIFINLISNSLKYKAKDRAPEIFVKSRINDGTVQLEFKDNGLGINLKKNGHKLFGFSKVFHRNKDAKGVGLFLTKAQVDAMGGKIWAKSEEGKGTSFFINL, encoded by the coding sequence ATGAAAAATTGGGACATTGAGGATTTTGGATCAGATAGTTTGTTTACAGAAACCATCAAACTAGCCAAAATTGGTATCTATGAACTTAACGTAGCCACCAATGAAATCTATTGGAGCGATGTTACCCGCGAAATCACCGAAGTTCCTGATGATTTTGCGCCATCCTTGGATAATCTTGCTTCCTTTTTTAACGAAGGATACTACAGGGATATGGCCCGTGATGCCATGCAAAATGCCATCTCAAAAGGTAAGCCTTATGATTTGGACATGGAGGTTGTTACAGCCAAAGGCAACATTAAGTGCGTTCGTAATGTGGGGAATCCAAAAATGGAAAATGGGGTTTGTGTAAAATTATTCGGTTTCCTCCAAGACATTACCGAAAGGAAACAGACAAAAGTTGAGCTTACCAAAAAAATCCAGCAACTCAATCTTGCGGAACAATTATCCCAAATTGGCTATTGGGAATGGGATATTATGGCCGACAATATTATTTGGTCGGACAACCTATATCGCATATTTGGTCTGGAAGTGGGCACTCCCATCCATTTTGAGCGCGTTGTCGAAGCGATACATCCCGATGACCGAAAAACTTTTCGTGAGAATGCCCAAGAGTTTATCGACGAGAAACGGTTTCGGAAATTTATGCACCGTATAATCCATGAAGATGGCAGTGTCCATACAGTTGAATTGATCGGGGAACTCATCATGAATCAACATGGTGATGTGGTAAAAATGATCGGAACCACACAGGATATTACCGAACACCGGATGTCCGAAATCAAGTTTAGAGGTTTATTGGATTCCGCACCGGACACCATGGTCATTGTTGATCGAAAAGGCATTATCCAATTGATCAACAAACAAGCAGAGAAAATGTTTGGCTATAAACCATCGGAACTTATTGACGAACATGTGACCATTCTCGTCCCAAACCGACTTTGGGACACTCTGGAATATTATGCCGAGACATTTTTTAAAGCCCCAAAACATACCGGGCTTCCTGCGGACCTTGATTTTTTTGTACAAAACAAATCAGGTTTCCAAATACCCGTTCAAGTTACCCTAAGTCCCCTCGAAACCTCCGAAGGCCTTCTGGTATCAATTGCCGTCAGGGATATTACGGTTCAAAAACAGGCAGCGCATCGAATTATGGAGACCAACAAAAGTTTAAAGGAATCGGCCAAGCGACTGAAAGCCCAAAATCGCCAATTGGAAGAGTTCAATCAAATCACATCGCACAATCTGAGATCACCAGTCAGTAATCTCAATGCCTTATTGGATATTTACAAAACGGAAAGTGATTCCAAAACCAAGGAGATGATCATCAATAAAATTGAGTCAGTTACCAACCATCTTACATGGACATTGGATACCCTTGTGGAATCCTTGTTCATTAAAAAAAGTGCTCAACAATCTTTAGAGAAAAGCCATTTCGACAAAACATTGGAAAGAACAAAAGAGATGCTCGCAGCCGAGATTTTGAAGACCAATGCGGTCATTACCTCTGATTTTTCCGAAGCTCCCACCGTGATGTACAACAAAATCTATTTGGAAAGTATTTTCATTAATCTGATCAGCAATTCCTTAAAATACAAGGCGAAAGACAGGGCTCCCGAAATTTTTGTCAAATCGAGGATAAACGATGGAACGGTACAGCTGGAATTTAAGGACAATGGATTGGGAATCAATCTAAAAAAAAATGGGCACAAACTTTTTGGATTTAGTAAGGTATTCCATAGAAACAAGGACGCCAAAGGTGTTGGTTTGTTTTTAACGAAAGCCCAAGTCGATGCCATGGGCGGTAAAATTTGGGCCAAAAGTGAAGAAGGCAAGGGAACTTCTTTTTTTATAAATCTGTAA